The following nucleotide sequence is from Kiritimatiella glycovorans.
GGTCGACCGCCGTTTGCGATTCGTGTCGTCCGGACGTATCGGTGTTGGCGCAGTAGAGGATCGGCTTGGCGGTCAGCAGCGGCACGGCCCGGAGAAGGTCGGCGAGAGGACCTCCGGGCGGCTCCTCGGCCGTTGTCGCCGGTCGGCCCTCGCCCAGCCGGGCGAGCAGGCGGTCGATCACCTCGATTTGCGCCTGCCAGGTGCGGTCGCCCCGCACCCACTTCTCCACTTTTTCGCGTCGCCGCTCGAGGGTCTCGATGTCGGCCAGCATCAGCTCGGTTTCGATCACATCCGCATCGCGGCACGGATCCATGCCGCCCCCGACGTGCGCGATGTTGTCGTCGTGAAAGCAGCGGATCACGTGCAGCAGGGCATCCGCGAGCCGGACTTCGGCCAGGAACCGGTTCCCGAGCCCTTCGCCACGGCTCGCGCCTTCCACCAGGCCCGCGATATCGGCAAACTCCACGGCGGTCGGCACGACTTTGGCCGGCCGCGCAATTTCGGCGATGGCCTCCAGTCGCGGATCGCGCACCGGAACCGCCGCACGGTTCGATTCGATGGTGCAGAACGGGTAGTTCGCCGTCTCCGCGCGCGCTTCCGTGGAGAGGGCGTTGAAAACCGTGGATTTGCCCACATTGGGCAGCCCTACAATGCCGATATGTACACTCATCCGTATCGCCTTCCGGTCAGGAGTTCCGGGCCGCGAACAAAGCGGCTTTCCGGTAAAGCGGGACACTCTGATCGATCACCGGCCGGAATTCAACACCGGGAGGCCCTGAACAGCGATTCTCATTATGGCTTCACCCTTTTCGGTCGGGGTGGCACCCGCCCCTCCCAATGCCCGAAAAGGCGTCGGATAACGACTCGGGAGGGACGGCTGCCACGCCGTCCGCAGTCGGAATGCGGCCATAATGAGAACGGCTGGGCACTGAAACCTCGAAATCCCGCCCGCACTCTGTTTCCATAACGGTATGGACGCTCTAATCACCATGGGGATCGCCACGCTCGCCGCCCTGATCATGCTCGGCCTGCTCGCCTTCGCCGTGCACCGGAACTCCCGAAGCCGTTCCCGGGACGATGAAGGGGCCGGCGAACGCGAACATTGCCCCTTCTGCGGGAAGGCGAAGTCCCGCGGCGATCGGGAGGACGGCGCCGTGAACGGGTCTGAAGACCCGGGCCGCTAGGGGTTCAGCCGCGGCGGCAGCGCGAGCACCGGCCCAGTACCAGGACCCGCCACGCCCGCTGCTCGAAATCGTGGCGGCGGCAAAGATCTTCGATCAGCGCGCCGAACGCCTCTCCCCCCACTTCGATATAGGCTCCGCACACCTCGCACTTCAGGTGTTCGTGTCGCGGCCGCTTGAAGATGTGCTCGTAGTGGGCGTGGGCCTCGGAGTCGACGATCTTGCGCACGAATCCGGATTCCAGCAGAAGATCCAGCGAGCGGTAGACGGTACCGCGGCTCACCCTGCCCTCCCCCCGTGCCAGCGCCGCCGCCAGTTCATCGGCCGAAAAATGATCGTCGCGCGCCAGCACCCCGGCAAAGACTTTCTTGCGGGCCTCCGTCACGCGAAACCCGCGCGAATGCAGGTGGCGGACAAATTCCTCCAGCGCCTCTTCACGCCAGTGCCCGTTGACCGTCGTCCGGCTCATCCCGCCACCGCATGGACCGCAAGGGCTGCAATGATGCCGGTGACCATGCCGATAAACACTTCAACCGGAGTGTGTCCGAGGAGTTCGGCGAGCTTGTGTTCCGAGAGATGATGTTCGGTGAACAGCTCCTCGACGAGCTGGTTCAGCAGCCGGGCCTGCGTGCCCGCCGCGCGCCGTACGCTCTGGGCGTCGAACATCACCACGCCGGCGAACGCCAGGGCCACCGCAAAAAGCGGAGT
It contains:
- a CDS encoding divergent PAP2 family protein, which encodes MDHAGIFQNLDLWSAVVGWLAAQTVKLIRETGKSGRVDWSYYLSTGGMPSAHSAFVCALAASVGLSAGFDTPLFAVALAFAGVVMFDAQSVRRAAGTQARLLNQLVEELFTEHHLSEHKLAELLGHTPVEVFIGMVTGIIAALAVHAVAG
- a CDS encoding Fur family transcriptional regulator, yielding MSRTTVNGHWREEALEEFVRHLHSRGFRVTEARKKVFAGVLARDDHFSADELAAALARGEGRVSRGTVYRSLDLLLESGFVRKIVDSEAHAHYEHIFKRPRHEHLKCEVCGAYIEVGGEAFGALIEDLCRRHDFEQRAWRVLVLGRCSRCRRG
- the ychF gene encoding redox-regulated ATPase YchF; the encoded protein is MSVHIGIVGLPNVGKSTVFNALSTEARAETANYPFCTIESNRAAVPVRDPRLEAIAEIARPAKVVPTAVEFADIAGLVEGASRGEGLGNRFLAEVRLADALLHVIRCFHDDNIAHVGGGMDPCRDADVIETELMLADIETLERRREKVEKWVRGDRTWQAQIEVIDRLLARLGEGRPATTAEEPPGGPLADLLRAVPLLTAKPILYCANTDTSGRHESQTAVDRLRERTGQRGVDLVEICAREEEDLREFDAEEAEGMREELGLGERGLDRLVHAAYHTLGLITFFTAGPKEVRAWTVRRGAKAPEAAGKIHTDFERGFIRARVIAYDDFIGHGGEKGCRDKGLMREEGKDYVVRDGDVIEFLAGT